Genomic segment of Ignavibacteriales bacterium:
CATTACGGAGATGTTAGTCTAAGATAATTGAAAGGAAGTAATGAAAGTATATTTTGATAATGCTGCTACAACGCCTCTACACCCAAAAGTCTTTGAAAAAATGAGACCTTTCCTCATGGAGAATTTTGGAAATGCTTCTTCCATTCATTCATTCGGAAGAAAAGCACGCGTTGCTATTGAAGAATCCAGAGAGGTTATTGCAGATTTTATAAATGCTAATCCAAGTGAGATTTATTTTACAAGCGGTGGGACTGAAGCAAATAACTTTGTTGTATTTGGAATTGCACGATCCGAATTAGCAGAAAGCGGACGTAATCATTTGATCACATCAGAAGCTGAACATCATTCCGTTTATGATTCATTCTTAGAGCTTTCTGAAAACGGTTTTACAGTTAATTTTCTTAATATTGGAAAAGATTCTTTAATATGTAATGAATTACTTCTTCAAAATATAAATCCAAACTCTTCACTTATTTCTTTGATGCACATAAATAATGAAACCGGCGCAGTCGCTCCGATTGAGCACTTTTCTTCTCTGTTAAAGCAAAAAAATGTTTTCTTTCACGCAGATTCTGTCCAAAGTTTTGGCAAATATAAAATTGATGTAAAATTATCCGGTATAGATTCGATAACGGCTTCCGCTCATAAAATCAACGGGCCTAAAGGAATTGGATTTGCCTACGTGAAAAGCGGGACCCCCCTTTCCCCAATATTATTCGGCGGCTCTCAAGAAAGAAATCGTAGAGGCGGAACTGAAAATGTTGCTGGTATTATTGGCTTTGCTGAAGCTGTTAGAATAGCTAGCAATTCAATGCAGAAAAATAAAAATGATGTTACTGAGTTAAAACAGAGATTTATAACAGGCATTCATTCAATTGATAGACAAGGTATAATTATAAATGGCGGGATAAATACTTCACCTTACATATTAAGTATAACATTAAAATCAGATTACTATAAAAACGATCCTGAAGCTATGTTAATGTTTCTTGATATAAACGGAGTAGCAGTTTCTAATGGCGCCGCATGTACATCAGGGACTCTAAAACCATCGCATGTAATTCTTAGCACAGGTTATTCTGTTGAGGATGCAAAAGGAACAATTAGATTTTCATTCGGCTGGCAGAATACTAATGAAGAAGTAGATTACTCTTTAGAAGTAATTAATCAACTCACCAATAAATTTAAAAAGTAATTTTTAAGTTAAGTAAGTTATCAATTGTGATAATTTTTCCCGCAGCTGTTTTCTGTTAACAATAAAATCTAGAAAACCATTTTCAAGTAAAAATTCAGATCTCTGAAATCCTGGGGGTAAATCTTTTCCGATTGTTTGTTTGATAACGCGCGGTCCTGCAAATCCTATTAATGCTTTTGGTTCAGCTATTATAACGTCTCCAAGCATAGCATAACTGGCAGTTACTCCTCCTGTTGTTGGATCTGTTAGAACTGAGATAAATGGTAACTTTGCTTCTGCTAACCTCGCAAGACGGGAACTTGTTTTAGCCATTTGCATTAGCGAAAAAGCTCCTTCCATCATTCTTGCACCGCCGCTTTGACTAATAATTATTAGTGGAATTTTATCTTCGTAAGCGGCGTCAATAGCTCTTGCAATTTTTTCACCGACAACCGAACCCATACTTCCACCGATAAAACTAAAGTCCATACATGCAAATGCAACTTTCTTACCTTCAATTTTTCCAGTCCCGGTTTTGATAGCATCATTCAATCCGCTCTTTTTAATAGTTGCAACAATTCTCTCGTTGTACTTTTTTGTATCTGTAAATTCCAGCGGGTCGCCTGATCTCATTTTTTTATCAAGTTCCTTAAATGAACCTTTATCAAACAAGAATAAAATGTATTGATCGCTTCCGATCCTGAAATGATAATTACATTTTGGACAACACCACAAATTAACTTCTAATTGTTTATTATGAATTATTTCTCCGCAATCTTCGCATTTAGACCACTGCCCGTCGGGAATATCTGTTTTTTTACTATGTGGAGAAATATTTTCTTTTTTTCTTTTGAACCAACCCATTAGGATTTTCTCTTTTCAATATTGACGAATAAAGTTATCGTTTGATTCGGCTGCTGAGGATCATTTGAATAGAGCGTTACTGTACGCGTTAATTTGCCTTCTCTGTTAGCAGTATCTAATTCAATTTTTATATTGCCGGATTCTCCAGGCTGAAGAAGTTTACTGCTTAACAAAGCCGCAGTGCAACCGCATGAAGTTTTTACATCACTTATAATTAAAGGTGCTTTGCCTTCATTCTTAAA
This window contains:
- a CDS encoding cysteine desulfurase family protein, translated to MKVYFDNAATTPLHPKVFEKMRPFLMENFGNASSIHSFGRKARVAIEESREVIADFINANPSEIYFTSGGTEANNFVVFGIARSELAESGRNHLITSEAEHHSVYDSFLELSENGFTVNFLNIGKDSLICNELLLQNINPNSSLISLMHINNETGAVAPIEHFSSLLKQKNVFFHADSVQSFGKYKIDVKLSGIDSITASAHKINGPKGIGFAYVKSGTPLSPILFGGSQERNRRGGTENVAGIIGFAEAVRIASNSMQKNKNDVTELKQRFITGIHSIDRQGIIINGGINTSPYILSITLKSDYYKNDPEAMLMFLDINGVAVSNGAACTSGTLKPSHVILSTGYSVEDAKGTIRFSFGWQNTNEEVDYSLEVINQLTNKFKK
- the accD gene encoding acetyl-CoA carboxylase, carboxyltransferase subunit beta, with the protein product MGWFKRKKENISPHSKKTDIPDGQWSKCEDCGEIIHNKQLEVNLWCCPKCNYHFRIGSDQYILFLFDKGSFKELDKKMRSGDPLEFTDTKKYNERIVATIKKSGLNDAIKTGTGKIEGKKVAFACMDFSFIGGSMGSVVGEKIARAIDAAYEDKIPLIIISQSGGARMMEGAFSLMQMAKTSSRLARLAEAKLPFISVLTDPTTGGVTASYAMLGDVIIAEPKALIGFAGPRVIKQTIGKDLPPGFQRSEFLLENGFLDFIVNRKQLREKLSQLITYLT